The genomic segment GTTTTGGGCATTGCTCCAGCACCTGAATACATGTTCCTCACATATGCTTCCCCTGTTGGCAACTATTTCAAGGTggtgtttgattttttatttttttaaatataattaatttcaacttTAACTTCAAACATGAGATTATGCTCAATTGTTGATACAGCAAGGTAACGCACCTTTGAACTTAtatgttgaagaagaattaATTCGTGCCTCTCCTGGTGGAGCTGGAGGAGTGAAATCTATTTCAAATTATGCGCCAGTGAGGGCCATTGTTTACTTTCCATCTTTAATACCTTTGTATCAGCATACCAGGTTAATTGAAAGGATGTCAAGGTTTCTCTGAGTTTATTTGTAGGTCGTGAAAGCACTAATCAGAGCAAGAAGCCAGGGATTTTCTGATGTTTTGTACCTTGACTCAGTAAATAAGAAATATTTGGAGGAACTCTCGGCTTCCAACattttcattatcaaggtACAACTTCAGATCagattttcatttaatttcaatttttgaatgTCCAACACCCTAGACACTTGTCCCTGTTTTTTTGCCTGATCGAATAGAAGAAGTTGGACCATGGAGAGAAAAATGTAATCTACCAATAGCAAAACAGGAGTGAGATATATAACAACCGTCATTCTTATAAAATCATTAACCTCATGTTTCAATCTTTGCAGGGGAATGTTATTGCTACTCCTCCTACAAGTGGGACTATTCTTCCTGGAATCACACGTAAAAGCATTATCGACATTGCGTATGATCTTGGTTATCAGGTGGCTAATTTGTGCACATAATAAAGCTCAGTCTCTTCATTGACTTGGCGGCTACTTGTTCTGTTCTTTCGTTCGTTACTTTGATGTTACTTACGTTAATTATCTTCCATAATTCCCTTGTCCGACAAGttgcctttctttttcttgcttaaaAATATCTAGAATAAGTTGTCTTCTTTTGATTGAAATTGTCAATATTGTCATTTCGACATCCTAGGTTCATTACTGAATTATAAGCTCCCCAAGCCACCTCTCATCCTCAGATTCTTTTTCGTTTGCAGGTAACATAATTAACTCAAGACTTTTGCACAGCTTAGCACCTTTGAAAACCTGCTAAACTAtataaaagaggaaaaaactTCTTGAATTCGATGATCAGGTTGAGGAAAGAGCTATATCAGTGGACGAATTGATAGATGCTGATGAAGTTTTTTGCACGGGGACTGCTGTGGGCGTTGGTTCAGTCGGTAGTGTTACATACAGGGGTAGAAGGTGATTACTACCAAATAATGTTTCCTATTTTTGCtcaatcaaaaagaaaaggtctgacaaaatgaaaaagtccCTTGCTCTTGTTAGAATTACCTTACATCTATTAGCATGTGCTACAGGATTCAATTCAAAGTGGGTGAATGCTCCGTTTGCCAAGAATTAGGCTCAACTCTCGTTGGCATTCAAACAGGCCAAATTGAGGATAAGAAGTACTGGATTATCAAGATTCCATAACTCTTTACGATACAAATGTAAAGAAGCAGAGTGATGCTATGTAATCTAACCTACTTTTCTATTAGCTTATACATAAAAAGTTCTTTTTATATCCAAGcatttgatttattagttAGTGTATAATTTCTTGAGTAgagtttaaattttcttttctcaattaaaaaaaaagttcttattaatttattttacacAAGAATAATACTTTacaagaaaaatttacaaccataaatcaaATCATAAGTAACAAATTTATACCACATCATgtaagataaattaataatattaaaatcagTTCCTTGATGTTTAAATGTCAGAGATGTCAGGTTAAAATTCCATTAATGCTGATAGCCGTGAGAAGTAATATTGATTCACCATgttataacaataaaaaatagtagGTAGATATCAATTGAGTCCTAGGACTAGATTCAACCAGCTTTTCTTTTATGCTAAATGTTCTACGACTTCTCTTATCAATCCTTTTGAAATTTCCATATCAAAGCTTCTTAATGGCCGTCTGTCCCTTTGCTATCCCTACGTGGTCTAAGGGTTAGTTAATTCATAATGCTGTTCTCCCCACCACTTTTTTTATCATCGAAGTCGGCATAAATTTTAGATTCCAGCAGCACCACATCCTCGTGCTAAGTAGTTAATTGTTGAGTTCATATGTTAGCACGTGCCCCTATGATGGATTTTATCTAGCTTAGAGAAAAAGGTTGATTCAAGGTATTATTAGCGTGAACTTCCTAAAATCCTCCCGTTAATACATaatatttaacaatttttattagacaaaaatatgatttgaatttatttaaatataattcatacaaggttgttttattttttttacctcACTTTATCACTTTCTTTAGTCTTCAACTTTATTGATGGGTAATTATGAGCCTTTAATTGATGGGTAATTATTGGAcaacttataaaaatattttaaaacccTTATTTACAAAAGTGTACTTTGttgacaattaaaaaattatgatttattgtgaaaattacaTTATCATAAAGATTAGTCATTCAATAAATGGTTTACCATTAGtactataaattaaaaaataccGTTAGCAACATGgaaatataataattcaagATCAAGTTATAATGCAAGGTAAGTGTTAATGTGCTAGCATTGACGCTTATAATGTACAATTTACTTTGTAGAGATGAAACTAGTTCATGGATAGTAAATAACTAATCACCTTGAAAGAAATGGTAAAAACAAATAGACGTAGGTTCAAGATTTGATATCCTTTTTTCATCCTAAGCATAAACCAACAAATTAACCTATGGTGAAACTCGAGTTTTAAgacttcaaattttaatttcttcttctcaCAATCTGTTGAGTTTTAGgttgactagaattctagatcttatttgattaagaTTTTTGTTTGTAGACAATATTAAGTAGTTGTATggtttttaaacttcttattctACATCGAATCCTAATCACATTCTACTTTGGacttttatactataaaagtGGATTTCTAGGCTTTAGAATTGCAAGTAGTGCTTTGAGAGCTCTAGAGAGGGAACATCTTATAACTCTATCTTTTGCTCTAGGTGGAGCTAGAGTGGTTTGAGTGAATGTTCTTAGGAGGTTATTGAGGAAGAGTGTGCAAGGGATCTTGGGTTATTTTGGGGAATCATAAAGGtcaatttattgtactttaaattctcaataatAGAAGAACAGTTTCACTCCGTGGACGTAAGTAAGAGgccgaaccacgtaaattcttgtgtttttctgtttgcttattttctctagattttatctttgttgattcttggGCAATTTCCACAACAAACTGGTATCAAAGCTTCAGGTTCGGTAAATTCAAGATTCAACAAGGATGTCAAAAGTTACTAGTTCTGCGAATTTTTCAATTGAGAAGTTTGATGAGAAGACTAGTTTCACGCAGTGGCAGAGAAGGATGAAAGATCTCCTTGTACAGCAAGGTTTAATGCGCCCCTTGCTAGGAAAGAAGGAAGGGCAACCAGATGACATGAAGGATGTTGAATGGGCAGAGTTGGAGCAAAGGTGTGTGAGCACTATTCGGCTTTGCATTGGAGATAATGTGTTTAATCATGTTATTGATGAGGATTCTGCTTTAAGATTATGGGTAAAGTTAGAGAAAATTTACTTGGCGAAAAGTCTTTCTAACAAGTTGCAACTTAGGCGAAAGTTGTATCGCTTAAGGATGGAGGAGAATGGAGACCTCATGAAGTATATGAATGAATTCGATGGAATCATTGACCAGTTGAAGAAGGTTGATGTCAAGGTGGGGGAAGAGGAAAAGGCACTATTGTTCTTGGCTTCACTTCTAGACTCTTATGAGGTATTTGTGGAATCTCTTATATATGAGATGGATACAATAACGTTAGAACAAGCACAAGCAATGTTAATGTCCTCGTAAAGCCcgaaagaaaagtaaagaaggGGATAGAGATCCAAATGGCTTGGCATTAGTAATTGAGACTAATAGGAGGAAGTCAACTGGTAAGGGATCTAAGGGTGGCAAGTCTAGATCCAACAATGTTCAATGCTTTAAATGCAAANNNNNNNNNNNNNNNNNNNNNNNNNNNNNNNNNNNNNNNNNNNNNNNNNNNNNNNNNNNNNNNNNNNNNNNNNNNNNNNNNNNNNNNNNNNNNNNNNNNNNNNNNNNNNNNNNNNNNNNNNNNNNNNNNNNNNNNNNNNNNNNNNNNNNNNNNNNNNNNNNNNNNNNNNNNNNNNNNNNNNNNNNNNNNNNNNNNNNNNNNNNNNNNNNNNNNNNNNNNNNNNNNNNNNNNNNNNNNNNNNNNNNNNNNNNNNNNNNNNNNNNNNNNNNNNNNNNNNNNNNNNNNNNNNNNNNNNNNNNNNNNNNNNNNNNNNNNNNNNNNNNNNNNNNNNNNNNNNNNNNNNNNNNNNNNNNNNNNNNNNNNNNNNNNNNNNNNNNNNNNNNNNNNNNNNNNNNNNNNNNNNNNNNNNNNNNNNNNNNNNNNNNNNNNNNNNNNNNNNNNNNNNNNNNNNNNNNNNNNNNNNNNNNNNNNNNNNNNNNNNNNNNNNNNNNNNNNNNNNNNNNNNNNNNNNNNNNNNNNNNNNNNNNNNNNNNNNNNNNNNNNNNNNNNNNNNNNNNNNNNNNNNNNNNNNNNNNNNNNNNNNNNNNNNNNNNNNNNNNNNNNNNNNNNNNNNNNNNNNNNNNNNNNNNNNNNNNNNNNNNNNNNNNNNNNNNNNNNNNNNNNNNNNNNNNNNNNNNNNNNNNNNNNNNNNNNNNNNNNNNNNNNNNNNNNNNNNNNNNNNNNNNNNNNNNNNNNNNNNNNNNNNNNNNNNNNNNNNNNNNNNNNNNNNNNNNNNNNNNNNNNNNNNNNNNNNNNNNNNNNNNNNNNNNNNNNNNNNNNNNNNNNNNNNNNNNNNNNNNNNNNNNNNNNNNNNNNNNNNNNNNNNNNNNNNNNNNNNNNNNNNNNNNNNNNNNNNNNNNNNNNNNNNNNNNNNNNNNNNNNNNNNNNNNNNNNNNNNNNNNNNNNNNNNNNNNNNNNNNNNNNNNNNNNNNNNNNNNNNNNNNNNNNNNNNNNNNNNNNNNNNNNNNNNNNNNNNNNNNNNNNNNNNNNNNNNNNNNNNNNNNNNNNNNNNNNNNNNNNNNNNNNNNNNNNNNNNNNNNNNNNNNNNNNNNNNNNNNNNNNNNNNNNNNNNNNNNNNNNNNNNNNNNNNNNNNNNNNNNNNNNNNNNNNNNNNNNNNNNNNNNNNNNNNNNNNNNNNNNNNNNNNNNNNNNNNNNNNNNNNNNNNNNNNNNNNNNNNNNNNNNNNNNNNNNNNNNNNNNNNNNNNNNNNNNNNNNNNNNNNNNNNNNNNNNNNNNNNNNNNNNNNNNNNNNNNNNNNNNNNNNNNNNNNNNNNNNNNNNNNNNNNNNNNNNNNNNNNNNNNNNNNNNNNNNNNNNNNNNNNNNNNNNNNNNNNNNNNNNNNNNNNNNNNNNNNNNNNNNNNNNNNNNNNNNNNNNNNNNNNNNNNNNNNNNNNNNNNNNNNNNNNNNNNNNNNNNNNNNNNNNNNNNNNNNNNNNNNNNNNNNNNNNNNNNNNNNNNNNNNNNNNNNNNNNNNNNNNNNNNNNNNNNNNNNNNNNNNNNNNNNNNNNNNNNNNNNNNNNNNNNNNNNNNNNNNNNNNNNNNNNNNNNNNNNNNNNNNNNNNNNNNNNNNNNNNNNNNNNNNNNNNNNNNNNNNNNNNNNNNNNNNNNNNNNNNNNNNNNNNNNNNNNNNNNNNNNNNNNNNNNNNNNNNNNNNNNNNNNNNNNNNNNNNNNNNNNNNNNNNNNNNNNNNNNNNNNNNNNNNNNNNNNNNNNNNNNNNNNNNNNNNNNNNNNNNNNNNNNNNNNNNNNNNNNNNNNNNNNNNNNNNNNNNNNNNNNNNNNNNNNNNNNNNNNNNNNNNNNNNNNNNNNNNNNNNNNNNNNNNNNNNNNNNNNNNNNNNNNNNNNNNNNNNNNNNNNNNNNNNNNNNNNNNNNNNNNNNNNNNNNNNNNNNNNNNNNNNNNNNNNNNNNNNNNNNNNNNNNNNNNNNNNNNNNNNNNNNNNNNNNNNNNNNNNNNNNNNNNNNNNNNNNNNNNNNNNNNNNNNNNNNNNNNNNNNNNNNNNNNNNNNNNNNNNNNNNNNNNNNNNNNNNNNNNNNNNNNNNNNNNNNNNNNNNNNNNNNNNNNNNNNNNNNNNNNNNNNNNNNNNNNNNNNNNNNNNNNNNNNNNNNNNNNNNNNNNNNNNNNNNNNNNNNNNNNNNNNNNNNNNNNNNNNNNNNNNNNNNNNNNNNNNNNNNNNNNNNNNNNNNNNNNNNNNNNNNNNNNNNNNNNNNNNNNNNNNNNNNNNNNNNNNNNNNNNNNNNNNNNNNNNNNNNNNNNNNNNNNNNNNNNNNNNNNNNNNNNNNNNNNNNNNNNNNNNNNNNNNNNNNNNNNNNNNNNNNNNNNNNNNNNNNNNNNNNNNNNNNNNNNNNNNNNNNNNNNNNNNNNNNNNNNNNNNNNNNNNNNNNNNNNNNNNNNNNNNNNNNNNNNNNNNNNNNNNNNNNNNNNNNNNNNNNNNNNNNNNNNNNNNNNNNNNNNNNNNNNNNNNNNNNNNNNNNNNNNNNNNNNNNNNNNNNNNNNNNNNNNNNNNNNNNNNNNNNNNNNNNNNNNNNNNNNNNNNNNNNNNNNNNNNNNNNNNNNNNNNNNNNNNNNNNNNNNNNNNNNNNNNNNNNNNNNNNNNNNNNNNNNNNNNNNNNNNNNNNNNNNNNNNNNNNNNNNNNNNNNNNNNNNNNNNNNNNNNNNNNNNNNNNNNNNNNNNNNNNNNNNNNNNNNNNNNNNNNNNNNNNNNNNNNNNNNNNNNNNNNNNNNNNNNNNNNNNNNNNNNNNNNNNNNNNNNNNNNNNNNNNNNNNNNNNNNNNNNNNNNNNNNNNNNNNNNNNNNNNNNNNNNNNNNNN from the Theobroma cacao cultivar B97-61/B2 chromosome 8, Criollo_cocoa_genome_V2, whole genome shotgun sequence genome contains:
- the LOC18591915 gene encoding branched-chain-amino-acid aminotransferase 2, chloroplastic isoform X2, which gives rise to MAFRSVCFPQFLRSLVGPGCSKAGACRYFAPRAASASKQACDPPSYRDDENADVDWENLGFSAVQTDFMYIMKCSKDENFVQRQLSRYRNIEFNPSAGVLNYGQGIFEGLKANRKEDGSLLLFRPDQNAIRMKIGAERMCMPSPSIDQFIEAVKQTALANKRWVPPPRKGSLYIRPLLIGSGPVLGIAPAPEYMFLTYASPVGNYFKQGNAPLNLYVEEELIRASPGGAGGVKSISNYAPVVKALIRARSQGFSDVLYLDSVNKKYLEELSASNIFIIKGNVIATPPTSGTILPGITRKSIIDIAYDLGYQVEERAISVDELIDADEVFCTGTAVGVGSVGSVTYRGRRIQFKVGECSVCQELGSTLVGIQTGQIEDKKYWIIKIP
- the LOC18591915 gene encoding branched-chain-amino-acid aminotransferase 2, chloroplastic isoform X1; translation: MAFRSVCFPQFLRSLVGPGCSKAGACRYFAPRAASASKQACDPPSYRDDENADVDWENLGFSAVQTDFMYIMKCSKDENFVQRQLSRYRNIEFNPSAGVLNYGQGIFEGLKANRKEDGSLLLFRPDQNAIRMKIGAERMCMPSPSIDQFIEAVKQTALANKRWVPPPRKGSLYIRPLLIGSGPVLGIAPAPEYMFLTYASPVGNYFKQGNAPLNLYVEEELIRASPGGAGGVKSISNYAPVVKALIRARSQGFSDVLYLDSVNKKYLEELSASNIFIIKGNVIATPPTSGTILPGITRKSIIDIAYDLGYQRKKLLEFDDQVEERAISVDELIDADEVFCTGTAVGVGSVGSVTYRGRRIQFKVGECSVCQELGSTLVGIQTGQIEDKKYWIIKIP